A genome region from Conger conger chromosome 16, fConCon1.1, whole genome shotgun sequence includes the following:
- the cdk21 gene encoding cyclin-dependent kinase 4, which produces MDVYICPATDDYEILVEIGEGAYGKVYKGRETRGKQRLVALKKLNIPNAPETGIPAFMIREVALLRKTECFNHPNIVKLLNVAAILRNRTLDLTLVFEYIDQDLTTFLASAPESGLCVEKIKDVMRQLLSGLDFLHTNMLVHRDLKPDNVLVSSRGEVKIADFGLARIYSHQIALTPCVVTLWYRAPEVLLHSVYMPSVDMWSAGCIFAELFLLRPLFREFSEARLLQKIFEVIGLPREEDWPAASPVPYSSTWGMGAGSPHLLPSLSQQENDLLSQCLVFNPAKRISASRALAHSFLIGP; this is translated from the exons ATGGACGTCTACATCTGCCCTGCTACTGATGATTATGAAATATTGGTGGAAATCGGAGAGGGCGCTTATGGCAAAGTGTACAAAGGCAGAGAGACAAGGGGCAAGCAACGCCTCGTTGCACTGAAGAAGCTGAATATACCAAACGCCCCAGAGACCGGTATCCCTGCATTCATGATCCGGGAGGTGGCGCTGTTGCGAAAAACTGAGTGCTTCAACCACCCAAATATCGTGAA GTTGCTAAATGTAGCCGCCATACTCCGGAATCGAACTTTGGACTTAACATTGGTTTTCGAGTACATTGATCAAGACTTGACAACATTCCTTGCGTCAGCCCCAGAGAGCGGGCTGTGTGTGGAAAAAATTAAA GATGTGATGCGGCAGCTGTTGAGTGGGCTGGATTTTCTCCACACCAATATGCTGGTGCATCGCGACCTGAAGCCAGACAATGTCCTGGTCAGCAGTCGCGGGGAGGTGAAGATCGCCGATTTTGGACTGGCCCGAATCTACAGCCATCAGATTGCTCTCACACCCTGT gtggtgaCGTTGTGGTACAGGGCCCCAGAGGTGCTCCTGCACTCAGTCTACATGCCCTCTGTGGACATGTGGAGCGCTGGCTGCATCTTTGCCGAGCTCTTCCTCCTCAG GCCCCTGTTCCGCGAGTTCTCAGAGGCGCGGCTGCTGCAGAAGATCTTTGA AGTCATCGGTCTGCCCAGGGAGGAGGACTGGCCAGCGGCGAGCCCCGTGCCTTACTCCTCAACCTGGGGAATGGGCGCGGGATCACCCCACTTGCTCCCCAGCCTGAGCCAGCAGGAGAACGACCTGCTTAGC CAGTGTCTGGTGTTCAACCCCGCTAAGAGGATCTCAGCTTCCAGGGCCTTGGCCCACTCTTTCCTGATTGGACCCTGA